The proteins below are encoded in one region of Coffea arabica cultivar ET-39 chromosome 4c, Coffea Arabica ET-39 HiFi, whole genome shotgun sequence:
- the LOC113738431 gene encoding mitogen-activated protein kinase kinase 9-like, producing the protein MALVKDRRQLNLRLPLPEHSERRPRFPLPLPPSSLSTTATTNTTTTASTTTTITAADIEKVQVLGHGNGGTVYKVRHKRTSATYALKVVHGDSDPINRRQILSEISILRRTDSPYVVKCHGVLEKWGGDIAILMEFMDKGTLESLVKSGVLFSEQMVAKIAYQVVQGLEHLHARKIIHRDLKPSNLLVNEQMQVKIADFGVSKIMCRTLDPCNSYVGTCAYMSPERFDPDTYGNDGTYNGYASDIWSLGLTLLELYMGHFPYLPEGQRPDWATLMCAICFGEPPSLPEYVSKEFRSFIGCCLQKDSSKRWTATQLLSHPFLQNIKG; encoded by the coding sequence ATGGCCTTGGTTAAAGACCGCCGCCAATTGAATCTCCGCCTTCCACTGCCAGAACATTCCGAACGCCGCCCTCGATTTCCTTTACCGCTCCCTCCTTCCTCCCTCTCCACCACCGCAACCACCAACACCACAACAACAGCATcaaccaccaccaccatcacCGCTGCCGACATCGAAAAAGTCCAAGTCCTAGGCCACGGTAACGGTGGCACCGTATATAAAGTTCGTCACAAACGGACATCAGCCACTTATGCTCTAAAAGTCGTCCATGGCGATAGCGACCCCATAAACCGTCGCCAAATCCTCAGTGAAATCTCAATTCTCCGCCGGACGGACTCTCCGTACGTGGTGAAATGTCATGGAGTCTTGGAAAAATGGGGTGGGGATATCGCGATTTTAATGGAGTTCATGGACAAAGGCACTCTAGAGAGCCTAGTAAAATCTGGAGTCCTTTTTTCGGAACAAATGGTCGCTAAAATAGCATATCAGGTGGTGCAGGGGCTGGAACATTTGCATGCTCGCAAAATCATTCACAGAGATTTGAAGCCATCAAACCTACTAGTCAACGAACAGATGCAAGTCAAAATCGCGGATTTTGGTGTCAGCAAAATTATGTGCAGAACTTTGGACCCCTGCAATTCCTATGTGGGCACTTGTGCTTACATGAGCCCGGAAAGATTTGATCCCGATACTTATGGAAACGATGGGACTTACAATGGATATGCAAGCGACATATGGAGCTTAGGATTGACTCTGTTGGAGTTATATATGGGACATTTTCCATACTTGCCTGAAGGACAGAGGCCGGACTGGGCGACATTAATGTGTGCTATATGCTTTGGCGAGCCTCCGAGCTTGCCAGAATATGTCTCTAAAGAGTTCAGGAGCTTTATTGGGTGTTGTTTGCAGAAAGATTCAAGTAAAAGATGGACTGCCACTCAGCTTTTGTCCCACCCTTTTTTGCAAAACATAAAGGGTTGA